In one Nicotiana sylvestris chromosome 8, ASM39365v2, whole genome shotgun sequence genomic region, the following are encoded:
- the LOC138874704 gene encoding uncharacterized protein, which produces MADLIELEMVDFDVIMGMDWLYSCFAKLDYRTRVMRLEFPNKPAIEWKGNGVLPKDEGKVMVRNGAELSLVAEVKEKELIDPTLAQMKESVLNNKTSTFSLSGNWDDHLLLIEFAYNNSFHVSIQMAPFEALYGRRCRSPIGWFEVSEAELLGPDLVHQAMEKVKIIQESLKAAQSRQKSYAEIRRRKLEFQVDDWVFLRVSPMKGVMRFGKKGKLSPRYVGSYRVTQRIGQVAYRLELPPEMSLVHPVFHVSMLKKVVGDRSTIVPIEDIEVNEELSYEEIPVAILDRQVRKLRNKEVASVKVLWKSQQV; this is translated from the exons ATGGCGGATCTTATTGAGCTtgaaatggtggattttgatgtgattatgggaatggattggctttattcgtGCTTTGCTAAACTTGACTACCGAACGAGAGTCATGAGGCTTGAGTTCCCTAATAAGCCGGCTATTGAGTGGAAGGGAAATGGTGTGctgccgaaag ACGAGGGGAAGGTTATGGTGCGTAATGGAGCAGAATTGTCACTGGTAGCGGAAGTCAAGGAAAAGGAGCTCATTGATCCAACATTAGCACAGATGAAGGAGTCAGTTTTGAATAACAAGACTTCGACATTTTCACTCAGTG gtaattgggatgatcacttgctacttatagaatttgcttacaataacagctttcATGTTAGCATTCAAATGGccccatttgaggcattgtacgggaggagatgtaggtctccgattggatggttcgaagtgaGTGAAGCAGAATTGTTAGGGCCAGATCTCGTGCACCAGGCTATGGAAAAAGTTAAAATCATTCAGGAAAGCTTGAAAGCTGCTCAGAGTCGCCAGAAATCTTATGCGGAGATTCGTCGAAGAAAATTGGAATTCCAagtagatgattgggtattcttgagggtatctcctatgaagggagtcatgcgatttgggaagaaagggaagttgagtcctagATATGTCGGGTCGTATCGGGTCACTCAAAGGATAGGACAGGTGGCCTATAGACTGGAATTGCCCCCTGAAATGTCATTAGTACAcccggtgttccatgtgtctatgttaaagAAAGTGGTTGGAGACCGATCCACCATCGTGCCAATTGAGGATATCGAGGTCAATGAAGagttatcatatgaagaaattccggttgctattcttgataggcaagtccgcaaATTGAGAAACAAGGAAGTTGCTTCAGTTAAAGTGCTATGGAAAAGTCAACAAGTCTAG